A genomic segment from Petrotoga sp. 9PW.55.5.1 encodes:
- the dnaJ gene encoding molecular chaperone DnaJ, whose product MAERKDYYRILGVDRNATQEEIKKAYRQKVKEWHPDRHRENKEQAEQKFKEIQEAYEVLSNPEKRKLYDNLGFVPDESTAYAGSGQRGSSTGDIFEDFFGNGFGMGEHISDIFDTFFGTGGGRSRSSRKNFAREKGDDIHVAVTLKLEEILYDVKKVIEYTRYEECSHCNGTGAENGNSFETCPRCNGNGVIREEQKSFFGSFVRTYTCPTCNGVGKIISRRCSYCAGSGKVTKRERIEVTIPAGVPDNYTMKVRGKGNAGKYGGPYGDLIIQVRVLPDERFIRKGSDLETEISISYLKAVLGGTIKIPTLEGYIEEKIPEGTNPGTVLRFRNIGLPELGGGKRGDLYVRINVIINKPSRKEKKNSEAITRRNTC is encoded by the coding sequence ATGGCTGAAAGAAAAGATTATTATAGAATATTAGGTGTTGATAGGAATGCTACCCAAGAAGAAATTAAAAAAGCATATAGGCAAAAAGTCAAAGAATGGCATCCTGATAGGCATAGAGAGAATAAAGAACAAGCTGAACAGAAATTTAAAGAGATTCAAGAAGCTTACGAAGTCTTGAGTAACCCAGAAAAAAGGAAATTATACGATAACTTAGGATTCGTTCCTGATGAAAGTACGGCGTATGCTGGATCAGGGCAAAGAGGAAGTTCAACAGGGGATATCTTCGAAGATTTTTTCGGGAACGGCTTTGGTATGGGAGAACATATTTCAGATATTTTTGATACATTTTTTGGTACTGGTGGAGGAAGGTCCAGAAGTTCTAGAAAAAATTTTGCTAGAGAAAAAGGGGACGATATTCATGTTGCCGTTACTCTTAAGTTGGAAGAAATTTTGTATGATGTTAAAAAAGTAATTGAATATACTAGATATGAAGAATGTTCTCACTGTAATGGGACTGGAGCCGAAAATGGGAACAGTTTTGAAACTTGTCCTAGATGTAACGGGAACGGAGTAATAAGGGAGGAACAAAAAAGTTTTTTTGGAAGTTTTGTTAGAACCTATACCTGTCCAACATGTAATGGGGTAGGAAAAATAATCAGTAGGAGATGCTCTTACTGTGCAGGCTCTGGTAAGGTTACAAAAAGGGAGAGAATAGAAGTCACAATACCAGCAGGAGTTCCAGATAATTACACTATGAAAGTTAGAGGAAAAGGAAATGCTGGTAAATATGGAGGACCATATGGAGATTTGATTATACAAGTAAGAGTTTTGCCAGATGAAAGGTTTATTAGAAAAGGATCAGACCTTGAAACCGAGATATCAATCAGCTATTTAAAAGCGGTTTTAGGAGGTACAATTAAGATTCCAACTTTAGAAGGTTATATAGAAGAAAAAATTCCTGAAGGAACAAATCCCGGGACAGTTTTAAGATTCAGAAATATAGGTCTTCCGGAATTAGGTGGAGGCAAAAGAGGGGATTTGTATGTTAGAATAAATGTGATAATAAATAAACCTTCAAGAAAAGAGAAAAAAAATTCTGAAGCAATTACTAGAAGAAACACATGTTGA
- a CDS encoding YitT family protein gives MKFGTQKGKSVIKDYIIITLGTLITALGLVLFMIPYNIIAGGVSGLAIILNNFFGWWVGAQMFIYNIILFLIGFWLLGLGFGIKSIYSAALLSFTTDFFQHALGLDNLIPSLIQTSGNSGMELTLLASIYGALIAGFGMGLVIWKGATTGGTDIIAMIINKYTFLTIGTGLMIADSLITASSILISPLLPMYGIIAIFITAKTIDGVIDGFESTRTVLVISEHYDKIKKEIYDVLDRGVTYLKGVGSYTNQEKNVIMVTVSRTEIGTLKRIIRDLDQKAFIIILPNSEAIGYGFKKIS, from the coding sequence TTGAAATTTGGCACACAAAAAGGGAAATCAGTTATAAAAGATTACATTATTATAACATTAGGTACCTTAATTACTGCTTTGGGACTAGTTCTATTCATGATTCCTTACAACATTATTGCTGGTGGAGTTAGTGGATTAGCAATAATTTTGAATAATTTCTTTGGGTGGTGGGTTGGAGCACAAATGTTTATTTACAACATCATTCTTTTTTTGATTGGATTTTGGCTTTTAGGCCTAGGATTTGGAATAAAAAGTATATATTCAGCTGCATTATTATCATTTACAACGGACTTTTTTCAACATGCATTGGGATTAGACAATTTAATACCTAGCTTGATTCAAACAAGCGGTAATTCAGGAATGGAACTAACATTACTTGCTTCTATATATGGAGCTTTGATAGCTGGTTTTGGGATGGGGTTGGTTATATGGAAAGGTGCAACAACTGGTGGAACAGATATAATAGCTATGATTATAAATAAGTACACATTTCTGACTATAGGAACAGGATTAATGATCGCGGATAGTCTAATAACAGCATCATCAATTTTAATTAGTCCACTTTTACCAATGTATGGAATAATTGCCATCTTCATAACAGCAAAAACAATTGATGGAGTTATAGACGGTTTTGAATCAACGAGAACTGTATTGGTGATAAGTGAACATTATGATAAAATAAAAAAAGAAATTTACGACGTTTTAGATCGTGGAGTTACTTACTTAAAGGGTGTTGGAAGTTATACTAATCAAGAAAAAAATGTAATCATGGTTACAGTATCAAGAACTGAAATCGGAACACTAAAAAGGATTATTAGAGATTTGGATCAAAAGGCATTTATTATTATTTTGCCGAATAGTGAAGCAATTGGGTATGGTTTCAAAAAGATATCTTAA
- a CDS encoding hemolysin family protein, protein MDDPSGLWGSLILLIILLFLSGFFSGSETALTSIGRYKIRELLDEEKDEKKRKKYKDFIENPNHYLTTILIMNNLVNILATSTATVFAVRLIPTSQGGAIGIVTAIMTILILIFGEITPKVYARENAQRFFDYTFITINVLNKVLTPIVWILVNISNVFIKLFGGETIHNAPPLITEDQIISYLDIGHEEGVIEKSEKYLMQRSLEMRETAVKEVMTPRVDIIAIEDQETVQELIKIINEEGYSRIPVYKESLDNIIGVVYAKDIFKKIDEVEELEKVIKMKVIEIMHKPFFVPITMKIKDVFKLFLSYHTHMAIVVDEYGGTAGLVTLEDIIEEMTGEIFDEYDDKSDEINITKIGENVILVDGTTPINDIERELDIDFPETEFETIGGFLLEMFRRFPKPGEVYYLENFEFEIVSVTINKIDKVKITLHPRHFVNNEEKEDDKNNGREKND, encoded by the coding sequence GTGGATGATCCCAGTGGTTTGTGGGGATCTTTGATTCTTTTAATAATATTGTTGTTCCTTTCTGGTTTTTTTTCTGGATCTGAAACTGCTTTAACAAGTATTGGAAGATATAAGATAAGAGAGCTGTTGGATGAGGAAAAAGATGAGAAAAAGCGAAAAAAATACAAAGATTTTATAGAAAATCCCAATCATTATTTAACTACTATTCTCATAATGAATAATTTAGTAAATATCTTAGCAACATCCACTGCAACTGTATTTGCGGTTAGACTCATTCCTACTTCTCAAGGTGGTGCTATAGGAATAGTTACTGCTATTATGACAATATTGATACTTATTTTTGGGGAAATAACTCCAAAAGTTTATGCAAGAGAAAATGCTCAAAGATTTTTTGATTATACTTTTATAACAATTAATGTTTTAAATAAAGTTTTAACACCCATTGTTTGGATACTGGTTAATATTTCCAATGTTTTCATAAAATTATTTGGAGGAGAAACAATTCATAATGCACCACCACTAATCACTGAAGATCAAATCATATCTTACCTAGATATTGGTCATGAAGAAGGCGTAATAGAAAAAAGCGAAAAATATTTGATGCAAAGAAGTTTGGAAATGAGGGAAACAGCAGTAAAAGAAGTAATGACTCCGAGAGTTGATATTATTGCTATAGAAGATCAGGAAACCGTACAAGAATTGATAAAAATAATTAATGAAGAAGGTTATTCAAGAATCCCTGTTTATAAAGAGTCGCTTGATAATATTATAGGAGTAGTGTACGCAAAAGATATATTTAAAAAAATTGACGAGGTCGAAGAATTAGAAAAAGTTATAAAAATGAAGGTAATTGAAATAATGCATAAACCTTTTTTTGTCCCAATAACTATGAAAATAAAAGACGTCTTCAAGCTTTTTTTAAGTTACCATACTCATATGGCCATAGTTGTAGATGAATATGGAGGAACTGCAGGACTGGTTACTTTAGAAGATATAATAGAAGAGATGACCGGAGAAATATTTGATGAATACGATGACAAGAGTGATGAAATAAACATAACAAAGATAGGAGAAAACGTTATTTTGGTTGATGGAACAACACCTATCAATGATATAGAAAGAGAGCTAGATATAGATTTTCCAGAAACTGAGTTTGAAACAATCGGTGGTTTTTTATTAGAAATGTTTAGGAGGTTTCCAAAACCGGGAGAAGTATATTATTTAGAAAATTTCGAATTTGAAATAGTGTCCGTGACTATAAACAAAATAGACAAGGTTAAAATAACGTTACATCCCCGGCATTTTGTAAACAACGAAGAAAAGGAAGATGATAAAAATAATGGAAGAGAAAAAAACGATTGA
- a CDS encoding cytidine deaminase: MEEKKTIEKLLEEAKKVREKAYAPYSNFKVGASLLTEDGKIFTGCNVENASYGLSLCAERNAIFSAVSKGERKFKALLVVAQGEGTVAPCGACRQVMREFGEFDVYLANTDGKIEKTKVSELLPKAFGPENLEEKY, translated from the coding sequence ATGGAAGAGAAAAAAACGATTGAGAAACTGCTAGAAGAGGCAAAAAAAGTCAGAGAAAAAGCGTATGCTCCCTATTCAAACTTCAAAGTAGGGGCATCTTTATTGACCGAAGATGGGAAAATCTTCACAGGATGTAATGTTGAAAATGCTTCTTATGGACTATCTTTATGTGCCGAAAGAAACGCTATTTTTTCTGCTGTTTCTAAAGGAGAGAGAAAATTTAAAGCTTTACTTGTTGTAGCACAAGGAGAAGGAACGGTTGCTCCATGTGGTGCATGTAGGCAAGTAATGAGAGAATTCGGTGAGTTCGATGTTTATTTAGCAAATACAGATGGAAAAATCGAAAAAACAAAGGTAAGTGAACTCTTACCAAAAGCCTTTGGACCAGAGAATTTAGAAGAAAAATATTAA